DNA sequence from the Amycolatopsis sp. Hca4 genome:
TGCCACACGCTGACGCTGTTCACCGAGTCCGGGCGGTGGATCCCGCCGGACGAGCTGCCGTCGGTGCAGACCCGCCGGACCGGCCGCACGCACAACGGCCTGGTCGTCCGCCTGCGCCGGCCGGACGGCCGCGACGTCTGGGTGTCGCTGACCTCGCGGCTGCTCGACCAGGACGACCCGGCGGCGCCGGCCGTGGTCACGTCGTTCACCGACATCACCGAAACCCGCGCGATCAGCGCGCGGCTCGCGCACGACGCCACCCACGACCCGCTGACCCGGCTGGCGAACCGCACCCTGGTGCTCGACCGGCTCGACAGGTGCGAACGCGGCGCGGTCACCGTGCTGTTCCTCGACCTGGACGAGTTCAAGGTCATCAACGACTCGCTCGGCCACTCGGTCGGCGACCAGGTGCTGCGGATCGTCGGGGAACGCCTGCGCCGCAGCTCGGGCCGCGATGACCTGGTCGGCAGGCTGGGCGGCGACGAGTTCGTCGTCGTCACCGGCGAGGTCACCGACCCGGGCGAGGTCCGGGCGCTGGCCGAGCACCTGCGGGCCGCGGTGGCCGAGCCGCTCGGCGTCCTCGGCAGGCAGCTGCACCTGGACGCCAGCATCGGTGTCGTGCTCGTCGCCCGCGACGACCGACGCAGCGCCGAAGACCTGCTGCGCGACGCGGATGTCGCGATGTACCAGGCGAAAGCGCTCGGCCGCGGGCGTCACCACTTCTTCGACGTCGGGCTGCGCGAGCGGGTGCAGCGGCGGCTGCGGATGGAACAGGACCTGCGCGACGCGGTCCACGACGGCCAGCTCTGGGCGGCGTACCAGCCGGTCGTCGACCTGCGGACCGGCGAGATGGTCGCGGTCGAGGCGCTGATGCGGTGGACGCACCCCCGTCAGGGCGCGATTTCGCCCGCGGAGTTCATCCCGCTCGCCGAGGAGAGCGACCTGATCAACGTGATCGGCAAGGAGATGCTGCGCACGACGACCCGCGAGCTCGCCGGGCGGCGGGTGCGCCAGGGCCTGGACCTGACGCTGAAGGTCAACCTCTCCACCCGCCAGCTCGACGACCCGCACCTGGTGCCGGCGGTGCAGGACGCGCTGGCGGCCACCGGGCTGCCCGCCGGCGCGCTGTGCCTGGAGGTCACCGAAAGCGCGTTGATGCGTGACCAGGAAGCGGCCGCGGAAGTGCTGGCGTCCCTGCGTTCGCTGGGCGTGCTGCTGGCGATCGACGACTTCGGCACCGGCTATTCGTCGCTCGCCCAGCTGCGCCGGCTGACCTTGGACACGCTGAAGATCGACCGCTCGTTCATCACCGGGATCGCCGAGTCACGGGATGCGGAAGCCATCGTCACCAGCATCATCGCGATGGCCCACGCGGTGGACCTGACGGTGATCGCCGAGGGCGTCGAGTCGGCGGAGCAGGTGGACCTGCTCCGCGAGCTCGGCTGCGACCAGGCGCAGGGCTACCACCTCGGCCGCCCGGTGCCGGCGGCCGAGCTGTTCGGTCAGTAGACGGCCTTCAGGCGCTGCAGCTCGTCCGGCGTCAGCTCGAGGCCGAGGTCCTTGAGGGTGACGTCGAGTTCTTCCGGCGCGATGGTGGTGGTTTCGCTGCTGCCGCCGGGTTTTTCGACGGTGAGCTCCCGGCCGAGGAGCTTGCGGCTGAGGCCGGGCTCGATCCGCATGACCACGAGCCGTCCGAGGAACGGCGACTTCGGGTGCGTCGACGTGTAGTGGTGGTAGACCTCGTAGTCGATGGGGTGCATCTCGTTGAGGCGGAATTCGAGGATGTCCTCGTCGCCCTTCTGCAGGGTCCACCAGTCCTGGCGTTGCTCGAGTCGGTGCACCCAGCCGGCCTGGTCGACTTCGTGGCCGTCGACGAGCGGCATGGGGTCGAGGATCCCGGCCCCGAACCCGACGTCGGCGAGGAACTGCTTCCCGTCGACGTCGGCGACGAGCGTCATGTGCGTGTAGGGCCCGGGCCGCCGCGGCTGCACGCGCGCGGAAAGCCGGTGCACGGTGTAGCCGAGCTGCTCGAGGACGGCGGCGAAGAGGCCACTCTGTTCGTAGCAGTAGCCTCCCCGCCGCCGTCCGACGAGTTTCGCGCTCACGACGTCGAGCGAGATCCCTTGGTGCTGCCGGAGAACGACGTCGACGTTCTCGAACGGGATGGCTTTTGCGTGAGCCCGCATGAGTTCGGTGAGAGCGGCTTCGGACGGCGCCCGCCGCGGCTGTCCGACGCGCGCGAGGTAGGCGTCGAGGTCGACGGCGTCGATGCCCCATTCCCCTTCGGTGGTCATGGA
Encoded proteins:
- a CDS encoding arylamine N-acetyltransferase; translated protein: MTTEGEWGIDAVDLDAYLARVGQPRRAPSEAALTELMRAHAKAIPFENVDVVLRQHQGISLDVVSAKLVGRRRGGYCYEQSGLFAAVLEQLGYTVHRLSARVQPRRPGPYTHMTLVADVDGKQFLADVGFGAGILDPMPLVDGHEVDQAGWVHRLEQRQDWWTLQKGDEDILEFRLNEMHPIDYEVYHHYTSTHPKSPFLGRLVVMRIEPGLSRKLLGRELTVEKPGGSSETTTIAPEELDVTLKDLGLELTPDELQRLKAVY
- a CDS encoding EAL domain-containing protein produces the protein MQADSLAELVELSPDAICVHEHGVLTYANRAALETFAARSADEVVGRRFTDFVAEDARPVLLETLGKLTKPGQASEPVEALMSRLDGSKFAVETVLVRLGEGAYQVVMRDITAKKAAADALRYQAALVSHVSDALIATTGEGVVTSWNPAAEAVYGWTAAEAVGRRASELVGAPLDLPAIRRGGGVAEAVHRRRDGAPLAVRVSAAEMNDGYVLVCADETARRRAERNYRTVVASLDEGVLVMGPGGLIEAANPAACRILGVAEADLLGLPCHTLTLFTESGRWIPPDELPSVQTRRTGRTHNGLVVRLRRPDGRDVWVSLTSRLLDQDDPAAPAVVTSFTDITETRAISARLAHDATHDPLTRLANRTLVLDRLDRCERGAVTVLFLDLDEFKVINDSLGHSVGDQVLRIVGERLRRSSGRDDLVGRLGGDEFVVVTGEVTDPGEVRALAEHLRAAVAEPLGVLGRQLHLDASIGVVLVARDDRRSAEDLLRDADVAMYQAKALGRGRHHFFDVGLRERVQRRLRMEQDLRDAVHDGQLWAAYQPVVDLRTGEMVAVEALMRWTHPRQGAISPAEFIPLAEESDLINVIGKEMLRTTTRELAGRRVRQGLDLTLKVNLSTRQLDDPHLVPAVQDALAATGLPAGALCLEVTESALMRDQEAAAEVLASLRSLGVLLAIDDFGTGYSSLAQLRRLTLDTLKIDRSFITGIAESRDAEAIVTSIIAMAHAVDLTVIAEGVESAEQVDLLRELGCDQAQGYHLGRPVPAAELFGQ